One genomic window of uncultured delta proteobacterium includes the following:
- a CDS encoding putative Histidine kinase (Evidence 3 : Function proposed based on presence of conserved amino acid motif, structural feature or limited homology; Product type pe : putative enzyme): MKKSIKQSTLTAILNITSLLLLLLSCMAFFFIIKYTNAANDAYDNRYNLTANAKRFMEGSAYLTDEVRAYAATEDSIHYDNYWNEVNVVKNRDIAVANMRKIGITQAEEKLVEKMFSLSNNLIPLEEKSMVLAAEGKRKEALDAVYSEGYENWISRIRQAQTEFIATLGVRTESEVTSLLTLSRWWTAITVACLAVTAAIQIISALALHTRVIRPIVAIRDEMLQIARGNLHSGFNAVPDTSEIGMLIGSIQSTKSELNKYIGDISEKLAAIAAGNLQTRVVIDYIGDFAEIKTAINEITRILSEQREQDKNSREKLREAYKAANDANQAKSSFLSTMSHEIRTPMNAVIGMTNIALTSTEAARKDYCLEKIADASVHLLGVINDVLDMSKIDANKFELASAECNVEKMLLKIVNFITFRMDEKRQKLRVVIDDALPRTIITDEQRLSQVITNLLTNAAKFTPEDGSIHLSARLEEKTDNDCVLCISVQDTGIGISEEQQKKLFTSFTQADADISRRFGGTGLGLAISKSIVEKMNGRIWIESREGQGATFSFTMRAGLGSENQADSPADPAVAWEKLRVLVVDDEPEVRECFQHIAERLGFHCDAVPGGPEACEKITSQAPHDIYFIDWSLPGMNGVELIRRIRELGCGNAAFIMSSATEWVMIEKEAREAGIADFIPKPLFPSVVTDAMAQCLGVGACLPGGKQDGGQPDFSGRRILLVEDVAINREIVLSLLEPTGLAITCSENGSSAVAAMETRARDFDMIFMDVHMPEMDGYEATRRIRAMEDEHARTIPIIAMTANVFREDIEKCLSAGMNGHVGKPLNLGKVLEQLTAHLPG; this comes from the coding sequence ATCATAAAATATACAAATGCTGCTAACGATGCCTATGACAATCGCTACAACCTTACGGCAAATGCCAAGCGTTTTATGGAAGGATCCGCTTATTTGACGGATGAAGTGCGAGCGTATGCAGCCACGGAAGACTCCATACATTACGACAACTATTGGAACGAGGTCAACGTCGTTAAAAACCGCGACATCGCCGTGGCCAACATGCGTAAGATCGGCATAACGCAGGCGGAAGAAAAGCTTGTCGAAAAGATGTTCTCCCTGTCGAACAACCTGATACCGCTTGAAGAAAAATCCATGGTTCTTGCTGCGGAAGGAAAACGAAAAGAAGCCCTGGATGCCGTGTACAGCGAGGGATATGAAAACTGGATTTCGCGTATCCGTCAGGCCCAAACGGAATTCATCGCGACCCTCGGGGTACGGACGGAGAGCGAGGTCACGTCCCTGCTCACCCTCTCGCGCTGGTGGACGGCCATTACCGTGGCCTGCCTCGCGGTTACGGCCGCCATCCAGATCATATCCGCGCTGGCGCTCCATACGCGGGTCATCCGCCCCATCGTCGCCATCCGGGACGAAATGCTGCAAATCGCCCGGGGCAACCTCCATTCCGGGTTCAACGCCGTACCGGACACATCGGAAATCGGCATGCTCATAGGGTCCATCCAATCCACGAAGTCCGAATTGAACAAATATATCGGTGATATATCAGAAAAACTTGCCGCCATCGCGGCGGGAAACCTCCAGACGCGCGTGGTAATCGACTACATCGGTGATTTTGCGGAAATCAAAACCGCCATCAACGAGATAACGCGCATTCTGTCCGAGCAGCGCGAGCAGGATAAAAACAGCCGCGAAAAGCTGCGGGAAGCGTACAAGGCCGCGAACGACGCCAACCAGGCCAAAAGCAGCTTTCTTTCAACCATGTCCCACGAGATACGCACACCCATGAATGCCGTTATCGGCATGACGAACATAGCGCTGACCTCCACGGAAGCGGCGCGAAAGGATTACTGCCTGGAGAAAATAGCCGACGCCTCCGTGCACTTGCTGGGCGTCATCAACGATGTGCTGGACATGTCAAAAATAGACGCGAACAAGTTTGAACTGGCGTCCGCCGAATGCAACGTTGAAAAGATGCTGTTGAAAATCGTAAACTTCATCACGTTCCGGATGGATGAAAAACGGCAAAAATTACGCGTTGTTATTGACGACGCTCTGCCGCGGACCATCATCACCGACGAACAGCGGCTTTCCCAGGTCATCACCAACCTGCTGACGAACGCCGCGAAATTCACGCCCGAAGACGGCTCCATCCACCTTAGCGCGCGGCTTGAAGAGAAAACGGACAACGATTGCGTGCTGTGCATCAGCGTACAGGATACCGGCATCGGCATTTCGGAGGAGCAGCAAAAGAAGCTGTTCACCTCCTTTACGCAGGCGGACGCGGATATTTCGCGGCGGTTCGGCGGCACCGGGCTTGGGCTTGCCATCTCCAAGAGCATTGTGGAAAAAATGAACGGCAGGATATGGATAGAATCCAGGGAGGGACAGGGAGCGACCTTTTCCTTCACCATGCGCGCCGGGCTGGGCAGCGAAAATCAGGCCGACAGCCCGGCGGATCCGGCCGTCGCATGGGAAAAGCTGCGGGTTCTTGTCGTGGATGACGAGCCGGAAGTGCGGGAGTGTTTCCAGCATATCGCCGAACGGTTGGGCTTTCATTGCGATGCCGTGCCCGGCGGGCCCGAAGCCTGTGAAAAAATCACCAGTCAGGCCCCCCACGATATATATTTCATCGACTGGAGCCTGCCGGGCATGAACGGCGTGGAACTGATCCGCCGCATACGGGAGCTTGGCTGCGGCAACGCCGCCTTCATCATGAGTTCCGCGACGGAATGGGTCATGATTGAAAAAGAAGCCAGGGAAGCGGGCATTGCCGACTTCATTCCCAAGCCGCTGTTTCCCTCCGTCGTTACCGACGCCATGGCGCAATGCCTGGGAGTGGGGGCGTGCCTGCCCGGCGGCAAGCAGGACGGCGGCCAGCCTGATTTCAGCGGCCGCCGGATCCTGCTGGTCGAAGATGTGGCGATAAACCGCGAAATCGTGCTTTCCCTGCTCGAACCCACGGGGCTGGCCATCACCTGCTCCGAAAACGGCTCGTCGGCCGTAGCCGCCATGGAAACGCGCGCCCGCGACTTCGATATGATCTTCATGGACGTGCACATGCCGGAAATGGACGGGTACGAGGCGACACGGCGTATACGGGCCATGGAGGACGAACACGCCAGGACCATCCCCATTATTGCCATGACCGCCAACGTATTCCGCGAAGACATCGAAAAATGCCTGTCAGCCGGGATGAACGGCCATGTCGGCAAACCGCTGAATTTAGGCAAAGTGCTCGAACAGCTTACGGCGCATCTGCCGGGATAG